The following coding sequences are from one Paenibacillus sp. JDR-2 window:
- a CDS encoding cache domain-containing sensor histidine kinase, whose product MDEREVPYIKRLFGWDTLRGQLYWTLLVSSVIPLVLVGILTVYSIYNILYNKIEKGIEQNLQRVSRSLEETLENLYDVSQQMSYQGFVGRDMEALQTSEDNYEKSQLVVNIQRNMGILNASNPTIGLVFYYDTTTGEIQYNNYITRDLHPDFDSLPKLSVHSDHVFNGPHLTLYKYNDIPVFSIVRSVGGITDPGNPLLVYAETNVSVIKNILNKEQYGMKVSHLLMDKDGTVLFSDKPELTPIGSTYDPGKLKRYYFHEVTGSQGWRLGVFVEKGEYQKEIRDWFVKYAFIVVLGLLISIWSAFRTWKVVISPLHRIRKGISAVISQEPNANFQMTGLREFDFLIQNFNDMQFRIQKLIMEVAKEASEKQEIEMEKLMAQINPHFLYNTLNTAQWLARLKGQHEIDRFLSLFTKVLKYNLAKDGAIVTLKDEIESLNDYVELQKIRYDFEFDVRYSIPEPFLATPLPRFILQPIVENALYHGMMDEKGIIEVTAEEREGMLVLMVKDNGNGISPEKIKELLESDTRKNNISGLGIGLNYVVRTLSSFTGGASQLRIDSQIGEGTTVSIHMPMHEEEAKP is encoded by the coding sequence ATGGATGAGAGAGAAGTCCCCTATATCAAGCGTTTATTCGGCTGGGATACGCTGCGCGGCCAGCTGTATTGGACGCTGCTGGTCAGTTCCGTCATACCGCTGGTGTTGGTCGGGATATTGACCGTGTACTCCATTTACAATATTTTGTACAACAAAATCGAGAAGGGCATTGAACAGAATTTGCAGCGGGTAAGCCGCTCATTAGAGGAAACGTTAGAGAATCTTTATGACGTATCCCAGCAGATGTCTTACCAGGGCTTTGTCGGAAGGGATATGGAAGCGCTGCAGACAAGCGAGGACAATTACGAGAAATCCCAGCTCGTGGTTAACATCCAGCGCAATATGGGGATTCTTAATGCCTCCAATCCAACGATTGGATTGGTCTTTTATTACGATACAACCACGGGAGAGATCCAGTACAACAACTATATTACGAGAGACCTGCACCCGGATTTCGACAGCCTGCCGAAGCTCTCCGTCCATTCCGATCATGTCTTCAACGGCCCGCACTTAACCCTTTATAAATACAATGACATTCCCGTATTCTCCATTGTGCGGAGCGTGGGGGGCATTACGGATCCGGGCAATCCTCTGCTCGTGTATGCGGAAACGAATGTTAGCGTCATTAAAAATATACTTAACAAAGAGCAGTACGGGATGAAGGTCTCCCATTTGCTGATGGACAAAGACGGCACCGTTCTCTTCAGCGATAAGCCCGAGCTGACTCCGATCGGCAGTACTTATGATCCTGGCAAGCTGAAGCGTTATTATTTCCACGAGGTAACGGGCAGTCAGGGATGGAGACTTGGCGTATTCGTGGAAAAAGGCGAATACCAGAAGGAGATTCGCGATTGGTTCGTCAAATATGCCTTCATCGTTGTGCTGGGGCTATTAATTAGCATTTGGTCCGCCTTCCGGACCTGGAAGGTCGTCATCTCGCCGCTTCACCGCATACGCAAGGGGATTTCCGCCGTCATCAGTCAGGAGCCCAACGCGAACTTTCAAATGACGGGACTACGAGAGTTTGATTTTCTCATCCAGAACTTTAACGATATGCAGTTCAGAATCCAGAAATTGATTATGGAAGTGGCAAAGGAAGCAAGCGAGAAGCAAGAGATTGAGATGGAGAAGCTGATGGCCCAGATCAACCCGCATTTCTTGTACAACACGCTTAATACCGCTCAGTGGCTCGCACGATTGAAAGGACAGCATGAAATCGACCGTTTCCTCTCGTTATTCACCAAGGTGTTGAAATATAATTTGGCCAAGGATGGCGCTATCGTGACGCTGAAGGATGAGATCGAATCCTTGAACGATTATGTCGAGCTGCAAAAGATCAGATACGATTTCGAATTTGATGTCCGGTACAGTATCCCCGAGCCGTTCCTGGCAACGCCGCTCCCCCGCTTTATTTTGCAGCCTATTGTGGAGAACGCCCTGTATCACGGGATGATGGACGAGAAAGGAATCATAGAGGTAACCGCGGAGGAGCGGGAAGGCATGCTCGTTCTGATGGTCAAGGATAACGGAAACGGAATCAGTCCGGAGAAAATCAAGGAGCTGCTCGAGTCGGATACGAGGAAAAACAATATTTCGGGCCTTGGTATCGGTCTTAATTATGTGGTGAGGACGCTGAGCAGCTTCACGGGCGGAGCCAGCCAGCTGCGGATAGACAGCCAGATAGGGGAAGGCACGACGGTATCGATTCATATGCCCATGCATGAGGAGGAGGCTAAGCCATGA
- a CDS encoding response regulator has protein sequence MKVIIVDDEKLVRRGLISMMPWSKYDMEVVGEAGNGRKALELLETLEVDLVFTDLMMPEMSGFELIEEMNGKYPAASAVVLSCHEEFSFAQKAIRLGAIDYIVKNDLETDVMDEVLERVAHSYEEKVKARPVPEVRTFDRVMVVLELEEVEKAGQLIRKLSAGHIIHYLERRCWFLSLDGVGKSEEQSLINDIKEANCLPVLVHGLGHESLSGAVDKLHGYLAAGLLYDFTKMLRFWEWRADEEKEPLNPEKIQLGERWNKLEWIYSNETYEELLRDTTAIRLPMSELKSLLFPALLESGRLLLMVEWSMQLIFRLEPLRMWEECRSVLDEERDKLRSIVCRTKYSDDILRVIYKAIQYMHEQEEMDFSQNEIAGIASMSRTYFSQCFKNVTGKSFNDYATEIRMSRAKKLLAHTNTPIYQIAQLVGFKDEKYFSKLFMQEIGVLPSDFRKQWERE, from the coding sequence ATGAAGGTCATTATAGTTGACGATGAGAAGCTGGTCAGGCGCGGATTGATCTCCATGATGCCCTGGTCCAAATACGATATGGAGGTTGTCGGCGAAGCGGGTAACGGCCGAAAGGCATTGGAACTGCTGGAAACGCTCGAGGTTGATCTGGTCTTTACCGACTTGATGATGCCGGAGATGTCGGGCTTCGAGCTGATCGAGGAGATGAATGGGAAATATCCGGCCGCCTCGGCCGTTGTATTGTCCTGTCATGAGGAATTCTCCTTTGCCCAGAAAGCGATAAGGCTTGGGGCCATTGATTATATCGTCAAGAACGATCTGGAGACCGATGTGATGGACGAGGTGCTTGAACGCGTTGCGCATAGCTATGAGGAGAAGGTAAAAGCAAGGCCTGTGCCGGAAGTGCGGACGTTTGACCGCGTAATGGTCGTTCTCGAGCTTGAGGAAGTTGAGAAGGCTGGTCAATTAATACGCAAGCTGTCAGCCGGTCATATCATTCACTATCTGGAGCGGCGATGCTGGTTTCTCTCGCTCGATGGAGTTGGGAAATCAGAGGAGCAATCATTGATTAACGATATTAAGGAAGCGAATTGCCTGCCGGTGCTCGTGCACGGCTTAGGGCATGAATCGCTGAGCGGTGCGGTGGACAAGCTTCATGGCTATTTGGCCGCCGGCTTGCTGTACGATTTTACGAAAATGTTGAGGTTCTGGGAGTGGAGGGCCGACGAAGAGAAGGAGCCGCTTAACCCGGAGAAGATACAGCTTGGAGAGCGGTGGAACAAGCTCGAATGGATCTATAGCAACGAGACGTACGAGGAATTGCTGCGGGATACGACGGCGATAAGACTGCCGATGAGCGAATTAAAGAGCCTGCTGTTCCCTGCTTTGCTCGAGAGTGGCCGCTTGCTCCTCATGGTCGAATGGTCGATGCAGCTTATTTTTCGCCTGGAGCCGCTTCGCATGTGGGAGGAATGCCGGTCTGTGCTTGATGAGGAGCGCGACAAGCTCCGAAGCATCGTATGCAGGACCAAATACAGCGACGATATTCTGCGCGTGATTTATAAAGCCATTCAGTATATGCATGAACAGGAAGAGATGGATTTCAGCCAGAACGAGATTGCGGGCATTGCCAGCATGAGCCGGACGTATTTCAGCCAATGCTTCAAGAACGTAACCGGGAAATCGTTTAATGACTATGCGACGGAAATTCGAATGTCCCGGGCGAAGAAGCTGCTCGCGCACACGAATACGCCAATCTATCAGATCGCCCAGCTTGTCGGCTTTAAGGACGAGAAATATTTCAGCAAGCTGTTCATGCAGGAAATAGGAGTATTGCCTTCGGACTTCCGGAAGCAATGGGAGAGGGAATAA